A genomic stretch from Papio anubis isolate 15944 chromosome 18, Panubis1.0, whole genome shotgun sequence includes:
- the DCUN1D3 gene encoding DCN1-like protein 3 has protein sequence MGQCVTKCKNPSSTLGSKNGDRDPSNKSHSRRGAGHREEQVPPCGKPGGDILVNGTKKAEAATEACQLPTSSGDAGRESKSNAEESSLQRLEELFRRYKDEREDAILEEGMERFCNDLCVDPTEFRVLLLAWKFQAATMCKFTRKEFFDGCKAISADSIDGICARFPSLLTEAKQEDKFKDLYRFTFQFGLDSEEGQRSLHREIAIALWKLVFTQNNPPVLDQWLNFLTENPSGIKGISRDTWNMFLNFTQVIGPDLSNYSEDEAWPSLFDTFVEWEMERRKREGEGRGALSSGPEGLCPEEQT, from the exons ATGGGCCAGTGTGTCACCAAGTGTAAGAATCCCTCATCGACCTTGGGCAGCAAGAATGGAGACCGTGACCCCAGCAACAAGTCACACAGCAGGCGGGGTGCAGGCCACCGTGAGGAGCAGGTACCACCCTGTGGCAAGCCAGGTGGAGATATCCTTGTCAACGGGACCAAGAAGGCTGAGGCTGCCACTGAGGCCTGCCAGCTGCCGACGTCCTCGGGAGATGCTGGGAGGGAGTCCAAGTCCAATGCCGAGGAGTCTTCCTTGCAGAGGTTGGAAGAACTGTTCAGGCGCTACAAGGATGAGCGGGAAGATGCAATTTTGGAGGAAGGCATGGAGCGCTTTTGCAATGACCTATGTGTTGACCCCACAGAATTTCGAGTGCTGCTCTTGGCTTGGAAGTTCCAGGCTGCAACCATGTGCAAATTCACCAG GAAGGAGTTTTTTGATGGCTGCAAAGCAATAAGTGCAGACAGCATTGACGGAATCTGTGCACGGTTCCCTAGCCTCTTAACAGAAGCCAAACAAGAGGATAAATTCAAGGATCTCTACCGGTTTACATTTCAGTTTGGCCTGGACTCTGAAGAAGGGCAGCGGTCACTGCATCGGGAAATAGCCATTGCCCTGTGGAAACTAGTCTTTACCCAGAACAATCCTCCGGTATTGGACCAATGGCTAAACTTCCTAACAGAGAACCCCTCGGGGATCAAGGGCATCTCCCGGGACACTTGGAACATGTTCCTTAACTTCACTCAGGTGATTGGCCCTGACCTCAGCAACTACAGTGAAGATGAGGCCTGGCCAAGTCTCTTTGACACCTTTGTGGAGTGGGAAATGGAgcgaaggaaaagagaaggggaagggagaggtgcACTCAGCTCAGGGCCCGAGGGCTTGTGTCCCGAGGAGCAGACTTAA